Proteins encoded together in one Thermococcus barophilus MP window:
- the glmM gene encoding phosphoglucosamine mutase, protein MGKLFGTFGVRGIANEKITPEFALKIGMAFGTLLKREQPDKELWVVVGRDTRVSGEMLKNALISGLLSVGVNVIDVDIAPTPAIQFACRYFGVDGGAVITASHNPPEYNGIKLLEPNGLGLKKEREAVVEELFFKEEFDMAKWHEIGSLEKRDIIRPYINAIKSKVDVEAIKRRKPFVVVDTSNGAGSLVLPYLLRELGCKVVSVNAHPDGHFPARNPEPNEENLQGFMKIVKSLGADFGVAQDGDADRSVFIDENGNFIQGDKTFALIVKAMLQEHGGGLVVTTIATSHIIDELAKQYGGKVLKTKVGDLIVSRALLEHNGLVGGEENGGVIFPDHVLGRDGAMTVAKIVEIFARSGKKFSELINELPKFYQVKTKRHIEGDRHVIVEKVAKIAEQKGFKIDTTDGTKILFDDGWVLVRASGTEPIIRIFAEARSEEKAKEYLDLGLGLLDEALNT, encoded by the coding sequence ATGGGAAAGCTGTTTGGAACATTTGGAGTAAGGGGAATTGCGAATGAAAAGATAACCCCAGAATTTGCCCTTAAGATAGGGATGGCATTTGGAACTTTGCTGAAAAGAGAGCAGCCGGACAAAGAACTTTGGGTTGTCGTGGGAAGGGACACAAGAGTAAGCGGTGAAATGCTAAAAAATGCATTAATTTCTGGACTTCTAAGTGTCGGAGTGAACGTTATTGATGTGGACATTGCTCCAACCCCTGCAATTCAGTTTGCATGCAGATACTTTGGAGTTGACGGCGGGGCAGTAATTACTGCATCCCACAACCCTCCAGAATACAATGGAATTAAGCTTTTGGAACCAAATGGGTTGGGCTTAAAGAAGGAGAGGGAGGCTGTTGTGGAGGAGTTATTCTTCAAAGAAGAATTCGACATGGCAAAGTGGCATGAAATTGGCAGTTTAGAAAAGAGAGACATAATAAGACCTTACATCAATGCAATAAAGTCTAAGGTTGATGTTGAAGCAATAAAGAGGAGAAAGCCCTTTGTGGTGGTCGACACTTCAAACGGTGCAGGCTCGTTGGTTCTGCCCTACCTACTCAGGGAGCTTGGATGCAAAGTGGTCAGCGTGAATGCTCATCCAGATGGACACTTCCCGGCAAGAAATCCAGAGCCAAATGAAGAGAATCTGCAGGGATTCATGAAGATTGTCAAATCGTTGGGGGCAGATTTTGGTGTTGCTCAAGACGGGGATGCAGACCGTTCAGTGTTCATTGATGAGAATGGAAACTTCATTCAGGGAGATAAAACGTTTGCCCTCATTGTTAAGGCAATGCTTCAAGAACATGGCGGGGGCTTGGTTGTTACAACAATAGCAACCTCACACATAATTGATGAGCTCGCAAAGCAGTATGGAGGAAAAGTACTCAAGACGAAGGTTGGAGATTTGATAGTTTCAAGAGCTTTGCTTGAGCACAACGGACTGGTTGGAGGAGAGGAGAACGGTGGTGTAATCTTTCCGGATCATGTCTTGGGCAGAGATGGAGCAATGACCGTGGCAAAGATAGTTGAGATATTTGCAAGGAGCGGAAAGAAGTTCAGCGAGCTCATTAACGAGCTTCCCAAGTTCTATCAGGTGAAGACAAAGAGGCATATTGAGGGAGATAGGCATGTGATAGTTGAAAAAGTCGCCAAAATTGCGGAGCAGAAGGGCTTTAAGATCGACACAACAGATGGAACAAAGATCCTCTTTGACGATGGCTGGGTTTTGGTTAGAGCAAGCGGAACAGAGCCAATAATAAGGATTTTCGCAGAGGCGAGGAGCGAAGAGAAGGCTAAAGAATATCTTGATTTGGGACTGGGTCTTTTGGATGAGGCTTTGAATACCTGA
- a CDS encoding acetamidase/formamidase family protein: MILIPKDKHVYSFGPSMKPAAKAKPGDIVVFETIDALGGQIQSEKDTIAQIDFSRVNPATGPLYVEGAERNKVLAVKILDIKVEEKGVIVTAPNAGVLGNIVKAPKTRICRIKHGIVHFGNIKIPAKPMIGVIGVAYDEEVPTGTPGKHGGNMDTNLIAKGTTLYLPIFRKGALLAIGDLHAVMADGEVCVSACEVSGSVKVEVDVLDGKLEWPLLETADAYYLLVSKEDINDAIQEGVKLGVEALAKANKLEWDEAYMLASLVMDVQISQIVDPAKTIRVRIPKEYVGLEAFLNTEGF, from the coding sequence ATGATTCTGATACCAAAAGATAAGCATGTGTACTCTTTTGGTCCAAGTATGAAGCCAGCAGCTAAAGCAAAGCCCGGCGATATTGTTGTCTTTGAAACGATAGACGCTTTGGGAGGTCAGATACAGTCTGAAAAAGATACGATAGCTCAGATTGACTTCTCCCGCGTAAATCCCGCTACAGGGCCTCTCTATGTTGAGGGTGCCGAACGGAACAAAGTTCTGGCAGTTAAGATTCTTGATATCAAAGTGGAGGAGAAAGGTGTAATAGTCACCGCCCCAAATGCAGGGGTGCTTGGAAATATCGTTAAAGCACCAAAAACAAGGATATGCAGAATAAAGCATGGCATCGTTCACTTTGGAAACATCAAGATACCGGCAAAGCCCATGATAGGGGTCATTGGCGTGGCATATGACGAAGAAGTCCCAACAGGAACACCTGGGAAACATGGAGGTAATATGGATACCAACCTGATAGCGAAAGGTACAACATTGTACCTGCCGATCTTCAGGAAGGGAGCTCTTTTGGCAATAGGCGACCTGCATGCTGTCATGGCGGATGGTGAAGTATGTGTCTCTGCCTGTGAAGTCTCTGGAAGCGTGAAAGTTGAAGTTGATGTGCTGGACGGAAAGCTTGAATGGCCCCTCCTTGAAACAGCCGACGCTTATTACCTCCTTGTATCCAAAGAAGATATAAACGACGCTATTCAGGAAGGAGTTAAACTGGGAGTTGAAGCACTTGCCAAGGCCAACAAGCTTGAATGGGATGAGGCATATATGCTGGCAAGCCTCGTGATGGATGTCCAGATAAGCCAGATAGTTGACCCAGCAAAGACTATCAGGGTGAGAATCCCAAAGGAGTACGTGGGTCTTGAAGCATTTCTTAACACAGAAGGTTTTTAA
- a CDS encoding energy-coupling factor ABC transporter ATP-binding protein has product MIEIKSLHFSYGEREILRDINLEIKKGEIFGLLGPNGAGKSTLILHLNGILKPKKGEILVDGLNPVENPREVRKKVGIVFQDPNDQLFSPTVFEDVAFGPYNLGLRGKELEEKVYEALKVVGMESYADREIKHLSFGEKKRIAIATVLAMDPEILVFDEPFANLDFRGKEQVRTLIEQFRGEKTIILASHEAEYLTLCDRIALIDKGQIIKVGTPEDILGDVELLKAHNLEVPPLIELFLSLGLGMPKNLEDAIEMLRLRNKG; this is encoded by the coding sequence ATGATAGAAATAAAAAGCCTGCATTTTTCCTATGGTGAAAGGGAAATACTCAGAGACATAAATTTAGAAATCAAGAAGGGAGAAATCTTTGGATTATTAGGCCCCAATGGAGCCGGAAAATCGACCCTCATTCTGCATTTGAATGGCATATTAAAGCCCAAAAAGGGAGAAATTCTGGTTGATGGATTGAATCCAGTTGAAAATCCACGGGAAGTTAGGAAAAAAGTGGGAATAGTTTTTCAGGACCCAAATGACCAGCTTTTCTCGCCGACGGTTTTTGAAGACGTCGCCTTCGGACCATACAACCTGGGATTGAGAGGCAAGGAACTCGAAGAGAAAGTTTATGAAGCGTTGAAAGTTGTTGGGATGGAAAGCTACGCTGATAGAGAGATAAAGCATTTGAGCTTTGGGGAGAAGAAGAGAATTGCAATAGCCACTGTTTTGGCAATGGATCCAGAAATTCTGGTCTTTGATGAACCTTTTGCAAACCTTGATTTTAGAGGAAAAGAACAAGTTAGAACACTGATCGAGCAGTTTAGAGGGGAAAAGACAATAATCTTGGCTTCCCATGAAGCCGAGTATTTAACACTCTGCGATAGAATCGCATTGATTGATAAGGGACAGATAATCAAGGTTGGCACTCCGGAGGACATTTTGGGAGATGTTGAACTCTTGAAAGCTCACAACTTAGAGGTTCCGCCTCTCATTGAGCTGTTTCTCAGCTTAGGCTTAGGGATGCCAAAAAACCTCGAAGATGCTATAGAGATGCTCAGGCTTAGAAATAAGGGTTAA
- a CDS encoding energy-coupling factor transporter transmembrane component T family protein, with translation MYLPFLLIYALAVVTRKSLSELAYFGIILIGLIILLRPKKSIFKHLGFLLGFEGLLFILALFNPGEPLVSTPIGAITKEGLHSFFLLLGKAFLSSSAVVVTSNSLGFSRLLAEMEELRFPRILILTLAFTYRYLDLFKEEALRMKRALDSRAFGIGKKEYYRKLGMLISEIFVRAYIRNDKIYKAMLSRCFGEFPKFERNKSLVPLILSVIALAGVLI, from the coding sequence TTGTATCTGCCTTTTCTTTTAATTTATGCTCTTGCAGTTGTTACAAGAAAAAGTTTGAGTGAGCTGGCATATTTTGGAATAATTCTTATTGGGTTGATTATCCTTTTAAGACCGAAAAAGAGCATTTTCAAACACTTGGGATTTTTACTTGGGTTTGAGGGCTTATTGTTCATTCTCGCACTTTTTAATCCCGGCGAACCTTTAGTAAGTACGCCAATTGGGGCCATAACAAAAGAGGGACTACATTCCTTCTTCTTGCTTTTAGGAAAGGCTTTCTTGTCTTCTTCAGCTGTCGTTGTGACGTCTAACTCCTTAGGTTTCTCAAGACTTTTGGCTGAAATGGAAGAGCTCAGATTTCCAAGGATACTAATTTTAACGCTCGCATTCACTTACCGCTACCTTGACCTGTTCAAAGAGGAAGCACTGAGAATGAAACGAGCCTTAGATTCAAGAGCTTTCGGAATAGGAAAAAAGGAATACTACAGAAAGCTGGGAATGCTCATAAGTGAGATCTTCGTGAGGGCTTACATCAGAAATGACAAGATTTACAAGGCAATGCTCTCAAGATGCTTTGGCGAATTTCCAAAATTCGAAAGAAATAAAAGCCTCGTGCCATTAATCCTCAGCGTAATTGCGCTGGCAGGTGTCTTGATATGA
- a CDS encoding PDGLE domain-containing protein, which yields MRTVIKGLIIIIILLAIALPFASNNPDGLEATMEKVGLEEHPVYEAPLDYGETWGQSIVMGLIGIILVFGVSYGLAKLIKEA from the coding sequence ATGAGAACAGTGATTAAGGGATTAATTATCATTATTATCCTGCTTGCAATAGCTTTGCCATTCGCTTCAAATAATCCAGATGGATTGGAGGCAACCATGGAAAAAGTTGGACTCGAGGAACATCCAGTTTATGAAGCACCGCTCGACTACGGAGAAACATGGGGACAAAGTATTGTCATGGGACTTATCGGAATAATTTTAGTGTTTGGAGTTAGCTATGGGCTTGCTAAATTGATAAAGGAGGCCTAA
- a CDS encoding energy-coupling factor ABC transporter permease: MHIPDGLLSMPVIVITYIIMVATVAYSAKKLKDFPENKIPLLGLFAAGIFAAQMVNFPIIGGVSGHLLGATLVAILLGPYAAVLVMTAVLIIQTLLFGDGGITALGANILNMGILGAFLGYTVYTKLRNINEIAAIGIASWLSVFLAAVLAAIEIGISKSLPFGKVLTLMAGYHAVIGIGEAILTIIIVQAVRAKLPEIGGVPA, from the coding sequence TTGCACATCCCAGATGGACTTTTGAGCATGCCAGTAATAGTTATCACTTATATCATAATGGTAGCAACAGTTGCATATTCAGCAAAAAAGCTTAAAGATTTCCCAGAGAACAAGATTCCCCTTCTCGGGCTTTTTGCTGCTGGAATCTTTGCGGCTCAAATGGTAAACTTCCCAATAATTGGGGGAGTCAGCGGTCACTTGCTGGGAGCAACCCTTGTGGCAATATTACTCGGCCCCTATGCTGCTGTGCTTGTGATGACGGCAGTTCTGATAATCCAAACATTACTCTTTGGAGATGGAGGCATCACAGCGCTTGGAGCTAACATACTTAACATGGGAATACTCGGCGCTTTTTTGGGGTATACAGTTTACACCAAGCTAAGGAACATAAATGAAATTGCAGCAATCGGAATAGCCTCGTGGCTTTCAGTGTTCCTTGCAGCAGTTCTGGCAGCAATCGAAATCGGGATAAGTAAAAGCTTACCCTTTGGAAAGGTTTTAACGCTCATGGCAGGCTATCATGCAGTAATTGGAATAGGCGAAGCTATATTAACCATAATAATCGTCCAAGCAGTTAGGGCCAAACTTCCAGAGATAGGGGGTGTTCCTGCATGA
- a CDS encoding chloride channel protein, which yields MEWRTRRYAKRWAVILIFSFVAGLVGGFGAVVFRILIKVFHWIFFSFLLPYFSIYIGRFNLGYILLPVLGGILIAPLISRAPNIRGNGVPEVIEAFIFKEGTIAWKFAVMKTLATSVAIGSGASLGREGPIGFIGASLSSIISQIFGLHRDMKRLLTACGLAAGIAGTFNAPFAGALFALEVLYMGAFSINLVPIFIASITGNAVTLAVLGSASGIKIPSPLSYTVTELPFFFLMGVFSGVLAAFFVKLLYFVGDRFESSGFSPKLRLLIGGAAVGILGMLFPEYGVLGIGYEGMRLAMFGILPIYLLVLLIFLKATATIFSIASGYSGGIFAPSLYIGTAFGAVFGMVLRFFLPWVNPSSYALAGMAAFFSGVAQAPINQILMVAELTKDYTMLPPAMLSSVAGFLSARVLLKGSSVYTLKLERRGIKIKTGKPLILETISVGDIMTREPVFVYSSDPLFRVEKLISETGHDCFPVVDEKMGVVGIVGVRDLISCPDKSMSVEKLLQRPYAVAYPTETAQQALEKLITFNQNLLPVVESPKRNKLIGVVTKRDIYRAYYKGLEKMYIE from the coding sequence ATGGAATGGCGGACGAGAAGATATGCAAAAAGATGGGCAGTTATTCTGATCTTTTCATTTGTGGCGGGGTTAGTTGGGGGATTTGGGGCTGTAGTATTTAGAATTCTCATTAAAGTGTTCCACTGGATTTTTTTCTCTTTTCTTCTGCCATACTTCAGCATTTATATTGGAAGGTTTAATCTTGGGTATATCCTTCTCCCCGTACTTGGTGGTATTTTGATTGCTCCGCTAATTTCTCGTGCTCCGAACATCCGAGGAAATGGTGTGCCTGAAGTTATTGAGGCGTTCATATTTAAAGAGGGTACAATAGCATGGAAGTTTGCAGTCATGAAAACATTGGCTACCTCGGTAGCTATTGGATCAGGTGCAAGTCTTGGGAGAGAAGGTCCTATAGGGTTTATAGGGGCATCCCTTTCGTCCATAATCAGCCAGATTTTTGGTCTTCATAGGGATATGAAGAGGCTTTTGACAGCTTGTGGGTTGGCTGCTGGAATTGCTGGGACATTTAATGCACCATTTGCTGGGGCACTCTTTGCCCTTGAGGTTTTATATATGGGGGCTTTCTCCATCAATTTGGTGCCGATTTTCATAGCATCCATCACTGGAAATGCTGTAACTCTTGCAGTTCTGGGGTCCGCCTCGGGCATTAAGATACCTTCGCCCCTGAGTTATACTGTCACAGAGTTGCCTTTCTTCTTCTTAATGGGGGTGTTTTCCGGCGTGCTGGCAGCGTTTTTTGTAAAACTCTTGTATTTTGTAGGAGATAGATTTGAAAGCTCTGGTTTTTCGCCTAAATTGAGGCTTCTTATAGGCGGAGCTGCTGTTGGAATCTTGGGGATGCTGTTTCCTGAATACGGTGTCCTTGGCATTGGTTACGAGGGCATGAGGCTGGCTATGTTTGGGATTTTGCCTATCTACCTCCTTGTACTTTTAATATTCTTGAAAGCTACTGCAACAATTTTTTCTATAGCTTCAGGGTACAGTGGGGGAATCTTTGCTCCAAGCTTGTACATTGGAACAGCATTCGGTGCTGTTTTTGGTATGGTCCTGCGCTTTTTCCTGCCATGGGTGAATCCCTCTTCCTATGCTCTGGCTGGAATGGCAGCATTCTTCAGCGGAGTTGCCCAGGCTCCCATAAACCAGATTCTTATGGTGGCTGAACTGACCAAAGATTACACAATGCTTCCCCCAGCTATGCTCTCCTCTGTTGCCGGTTTTTTGAGTGCAAGAGTTCTTTTAAAAGGATCCTCAGTTTACACATTGAAGCTTGAACGCAGGGGAATTAAAATTAAAACAGGAAAACCCCTTATCCTTGAAACCATCTCCGTTGGGGATATAATGACAAGGGAACCGGTTTTTGTGTACTCATCAGATCCCCTGTTTCGAGTTGAAAAATTGATTTCAGAAACGGGACATGACTGTTTTCCGGTAGTTGATGAAAAAATGGGGGTTGTTGGGATAGTGGGAGTGAGGGATCTAATAAGCTGTCCCGATAAGAGCATGAGTGTTGAGAAACTTTTACAAAGACCCTATGCTGTTGCATACCCAACAGAAACTGCTCAACAGGCACTTGAGAAGCTTATAACTTTTAATCAGAACCTCCTCCCTGTTGTTGAGAGCCCAAAGAGAAATAAGCTTATAGGGGTCGTAACCAAAAGAGACATATATAGGGCATACTATAAAGGTTTAGAGAAAATGTACATTGAATGA